In Henningerozyma blattae CBS 6284 chromosome 6, complete genome, the following are encoded in one genomic region:
- the ECM15 gene encoding Ecm15p (similar to Saccharomyces cerevisiae ECM15 (YBL001C); ancestral locus Anc_3.206) gives MPKVHCLADICMVPIGTGSASVSDFVTLIEKKIRESPLKSTLHSAGTTIEGPWDEVMTLIGDLHEYAHENGIVRIQSDVRIGTRSDKPQSAQDKVDVVLRKLKEAK, from the coding sequence ATGCCAAAAGTCCATTGTTTAGCTGATATTTGTATGGTACCAATTGGTACTGGATCTGCCTCTGTGTCAGACTTTGTTACCTTAATTGAGAAGAAAATTCGTGAAAGTCCTTTGAAGAGTACATTACATAGTGCTGGTACTACTATTGAGGGACCTTGGGATGAAGTTATGACTTTAATCGGTGACTTACACGAATATGCTCATGAAAATGGTATTGTAAGAATTCAATCTGATGTCAGAATTGGTACAAGATCTGATAAACCACAAAGTGCCCAAGACAAAGTCGATGTTGTATTGAGAAAATTAAAGGAAGCTAAATAG
- the TBLA0F00310 gene encoding histone H2B family protein (similar to Saccharomyces cerevisiae HTB2 (YBL002W); ancestral locus Anc_3.207), whose protein sequence is MSSDTKTASKAPAEKKPASKTAASTDKKMKRSKVRKETYSSYIYKVLKQTHPDTGISQKSMSILNSFVNDIFERIATEASKLAAYNKKSTISAREIQTAVRLILPGELAKHAVSEGTRAVTKYSSSTQA, encoded by the coding sequence ATGTCTTCTGATACTAAAACTGCCTCTAAAGCTCCAGCTGAAAAAAAGCCAGCCTCTAAGACTGCTGCTTCTactgataaaaaaatgaagagATCTAAGGTCAGAAAGGAAACATACTCTTCTTATATTTACAAGGTTCTAAAACAAACTCATCCAGATACCGGTATTTCTCAAAAGTCTATGTCtattttgaattctttcgtaaatgatatttttgaaagaattgcTACTGAAGCTTCTAAATTAGCTGCTTACAATAAGAAATCTACTATTTCTGCTAGAGAAATCCAAACTGCTGTCAGATTGATCTTGCCAGGTGAATTAGCTAAACATGCTGTCTCTGAAGGTACTAGAGCTGTTACTAAGTATTCTTCATCTACTCAAgcttaa
- the TBLA0F00320 gene encoding histone H2A family protein (similar to Saccharomyces cerevisiae HTA2 (YBL003C); ancestral locus Anc_3.208) gives MSGGKGGKAGSAAKASQSRSAKAGLTFPVGRVHRLLRRGNYAQRIGSGAPVYLTAVLEYLAAEILELAGNAARDNKKSRIIPRHLQLAIRNDDELNKLLGHVTIAQGGVLPNIHQNLLPKKTAKPSKASQEL, from the coding sequence ATGTCCGGTGGTAAAGGTGGTAAAGCTGGTTCTGCTGCTAAAGCTTCTCAATCCAGATCTGCTAAGGCTGGTTTAACTTTCCCAGTTGGTAGAGTTCACAGATTATTGAGAAGAGGTAACTACGCTCAAAGAATTGGTTCTGGTGCTCCAGTTTATTTAACTGCTGTATTGGAATATTTAGCTGctgaaattttagaattggCTGGTAATGCTGCTAGAGATAACAAGAAGTCCAGAATTATCCCAAGACATTTACAATTGGCCATCAGAAATGATGAcgaattaaataaattattggGTCATGTCACCATTGCTCAAGGTGGTGTCTTACCAAACATTCATCAAAACTTGTTGCCAAAGAAGACTGCTAAACCTTCTAAGGCTTCACAAGAATTATAA